The following proteins are co-located in the Salinigranum halophilum genome:
- the fen gene encoding flap endonuclease-1 gives MGNADLRSLAALADVAWDDLAGSVVAVDAHNWLYRYLTTTVKWTRDEVYTTPEGEEVANLVGLVQGLPKFFEHDLTPVFVFDGGVTELKDDEVEKRREAKEEAKARMEQARERGDSVEAARLEARTQRLTPVIQETTRDLLSLLDVPYLEAPAEGEAQASYMARTGDVDYVGSEDYDTLLFGAPYTLRGLTSKGNPELMSLEATLERNDLTWEQLVDVAILCGTDFNEGIRGVGPKTAVKAVKEHGDLWGVLEARGDHVPNADRVRDLFLDPPVTDEYEFDPDIDPDLEAARRYVVEEWAVDASEVETGFARIESSLVQTGLDRWT, from the coding sequence ATGGGAAACGCAGACCTTCGGAGCCTCGCGGCGCTCGCCGACGTCGCGTGGGACGACCTCGCTGGCAGCGTGGTCGCCGTCGACGCGCACAACTGGCTGTATCGATATCTGACGACGACGGTGAAGTGGACCCGTGACGAGGTGTACACGACGCCCGAGGGCGAGGAAGTCGCGAACCTCGTGGGGCTCGTCCAGGGCCTCCCCAAGTTCTTCGAGCACGACCTGACGCCCGTGTTCGTCTTCGACGGCGGCGTCACGGAGTTGAAAGACGACGAGGTCGAGAAACGCCGCGAGGCGAAAGAGGAGGCGAAAGCACGGATGGAACAGGCCCGAGAGCGAGGTGACTCCGTCGAGGCCGCCCGACTCGAAGCCCGGACCCAGCGGCTCACGCCCGTCATCCAGGAGACGACGCGTGACCTCCTCTCGCTCCTGGACGTGCCGTACCTCGAAGCGCCCGCCGAGGGGGAAGCGCAGGCGTCGTACATGGCGCGGACGGGCGACGTCGACTACGTGGGCAGCGAGGATTACGACACCTTGCTGTTCGGCGCGCCGTACACGCTGCGCGGCCTGACGAGCAAAGGAAACCCGGAGCTGATGAGCCTCGAGGCCACCCTGGAGAGGAACGACCTCACGTGGGAGCAACTCGTGGACGTGGCCATCCTCTGTGGCACCGACTTCAACGAGGGAATCAGAGGCGTCGGTCCCAAGACCGCGGTGAAGGCGGTCAAAGAACACGGCGACCTCTGGGGCGTCCTGGAGGCGCGAGGTGACCACGTCCCGAACGCCGACCGCGTCCGCGACCTCTTCTTGGACCCGCCGGTGACCGACGAGTACGAGTTCGACCCCGACATCGACCCGGACCTCGAGGCCGCGCGGCGCTACGTGGTCGAGGAGTGGGCGGTCGACGCGAGCGAGGTCGAGACGGGCTTTGCGCGCATCGAGAGTTCGCTCGTCCAGACCGGACTCGACCGCTGGACCTGA
- a CDS encoding GNAT family N-acetyltransferase: MEYDLVGWHDDDDGGGPQVRLDYRAFAYAGKFVMSATGVALVRDERDPLALDVGADEPAQFGDPTVVAAVAFNEDRTDPETLWLRYVTVRGDRRGEGIGPRLVAFVCEHARERGYARCRIAVNNVFSYEALAKVGFAFTGRETGLAEVVLDRDLRGGSGVDTDTYQRGLDVFRGRDCSDAERAFLKARDGAGPPERIDPPVEE; encoded by the coding sequence ATGGAGTACGACCTCGTCGGCTGGCACGACGACGACGACGGAGGCGGCCCGCAGGTGCGCCTCGACTACCGCGCCTTCGCCTACGCCGGCAAGTTCGTCATGTCCGCGACGGGGGTCGCCCTCGTCCGCGACGAGCGCGACCCGCTGGCACTCGATGTCGGCGCGGACGAGCCCGCCCAGTTCGGCGACCCGACCGTCGTCGCCGCCGTCGCGTTCAACGAAGACCGGACCGACCCCGAGACGCTGTGGCTTCGGTACGTCACCGTCCGTGGGGACCGGCGCGGCGAGGGTATCGGCCCGCGGCTCGTCGCGTTCGTCTGCGAGCACGCCCGCGAGCGCGGCTACGCGCGGTGTCGCATCGCCGTGAACAACGTCTTCTCCTACGAGGCGCTCGCGAAGGTCGGGTTCGCCTTCACGGGGAGAGAGACCGGTCTGGCCGAGGTGGTGCTGGACCGCGACCTTCGCGGGGGTTCCGGCGTGGACACCGACACCTACCAGCGTGGGCTCGACGTCTTCCGCGGCCGCGACTGCTCCGACGCGGAACGCGCGTTTCTGAAGGCGAGGGACGGAGCGGGGCCGCCGGAGCGAATCGACCCGCCCGTAGAGGAGTGA
- a CDS encoding class I SAM-dependent methyltransferase: MLDHGPGDVRFFDRVAPLYDRLMPAADEAALSEALSLSRRPVRTLLDVAGGTGRAARALSGLVDDEPTAPGVVVVDQSLSMLAAARRRGLAALGADATALPVRTDAVDAVVVTDALHHVRDQRALVAEARRVVAPGGVVVVADFDPATLRGRALVALERLVGFDSTFSTPDDLARFFEREGLSARVVTSGFGYVVAGRVPES; this comes from the coding sequence ATGCTCGACCACGGCCCCGGCGACGTTCGCTTCTTCGACCGCGTCGCGCCGCTGTACGACCGGCTGATGCCCGCCGCGGACGAGGCGGCGCTGTCGGAGGCGCTGTCGCTGTCGCGCCGGCCCGTTCGGACGCTCCTGGACGTCGCCGGCGGGACTGGGCGGGCCGCGCGGGCGCTGTCTGGCCTGGTCGACGACGAGCCCACGGCACCGGGCGTCGTGGTAGTCGACCAGTCGCTGTCGATGCTCGCCGCCGCCCGCCGACGCGGTCTGGCGGCGCTGGGTGCCGACGCGACTGCCCTCCCGGTCCGGACCGACGCGGTCGACGCCGTCGTCGTCACCGACGCGCTCCATCACGTCCGCGACCAGCGCGCACTGGTCGCCGAGGCGCGGCGGGTCGTCGCCCCCGGTGGGGTGGTCGTCGTCGCCGACTTCGACCCTGCCACGCTGCGAGGGCGGGCGCTCGTCGCCCTCGAACGGCTGGTCGGGTTCGACTCGACGTTCTCGACGCCGGACGACCTCGCGCGGTTCTTCGAGCGGGAGGGTCTCTCCGCGCGCGTCGTCACGTCGGGCTTCGGCTACGTCGTCGCCGGGCGCGTTCCCGAGTCGTGA
- a CDS encoding MgtC/SapB family protein — MSPLQFDPVFEAALVQPAVRLILAALLGLFLGLEREWSDIDAGMRTFSLTGLAGGVFTLVATETGFESALLVGGLFVLVQAALLSLASLRDEGALHLTTSASLLVAYGVGALVVMGFVFAGVTVAVVSSLLLVLKRELHDFAGALSRDELRSVSEFAILAFVVFPLLPAERITIQTVTLEPRVAWLMVVTVAGIGFVNYTVVRTYGGIGVVVTGFFGGLASSTAVVGSVLDHVRRRPELESFAVAAVLLADAAMAVRNLAITLAFSFPSPLLAAVVPLGTFVVGAVLVALWTAGQRESVDLDLDSPFSLRNALGFGAVFLLILAVGTVAQTEFGTAGLYVSSFVSGLVSSAGATTTAILLFRGGSISGSNAVVAVLLATAASVLVKTALALTGPRSFTRAVTRWSVLLLAVSGVATLLVTLV, encoded by the coding sequence GTGTCACCGCTTCAGTTCGACCCGGTGTTCGAGGCCGCGCTGGTCCAGCCGGCGGTACGGCTCATCCTCGCCGCCCTGCTCGGGCTCTTTCTCGGCCTCGAACGGGAGTGGTCGGACATCGACGCCGGGATGCGGACGTTCTCGCTCACCGGGCTCGCCGGCGGCGTCTTCACGCTCGTCGCGACCGAGACCGGGTTCGAGAGCGCGCTCCTCGTTGGCGGGCTGTTCGTTCTCGTGCAGGCCGCGTTGCTCTCGCTCGCGAGCCTCCGTGACGAGGGGGCGCTCCACCTCACGACGTCGGCCTCGCTCCTCGTCGCCTACGGCGTCGGCGCGCTCGTCGTCATGGGGTTCGTCTTCGCCGGTGTCACCGTCGCGGTCGTCTCGTCGCTCCTCCTCGTACTGAAACGGGAACTACACGACTTCGCGGGCGCGCTCTCGCGCGACGAACTCCGCTCCGTCTCGGAGTTCGCCATCCTCGCGTTCGTCGTCTTCCCGCTCCTCCCCGCTGAGCGTATCACCATCCAGACCGTCACGCTCGAACCCCGTGTCGCGTGGCTCATGGTGGTCACCGTGGCCGGCATCGGCTTCGTCAACTACACTGTCGTCCGAACCTACGGCGGAATCGGCGTCGTCGTGACGGGCTTCTTCGGTGGGCTGGCGTCTTCGACGGCCGTGGTCGGGAGCGTGCTCGACCACGTCCGCCGCCGCCCAGAACTCGAGTCGTTCGCCGTCGCGGCTGTCCTCCTCGCCGACGCGGCGATGGCCGTCCGGAACCTGGCAATCACGCTCGCGTTTTCGTTCCCGTCACCGCTTCTGGCGGCCGTCGTCCCGCTCGGCACGTTCGTCGTCGGGGCGGTCCTCGTCGCGCTCTGGACCGCCGGGCAGCGTGAGTCGGTCGACCTCGACCTCGACAGCCCGTTCTCGCTCCGAAACGCGCTCGGGTTCGGGGCGGTCTTCCTCCTCATCCTCGCGGTCGGCACCGTCGCCCAGACGGAGTTCGGAACGGCCGGCCTCTACGTGAGTTCGTTCGTCTCGGGGCTCGTCTCGTCCGCCGGAGCGACGACGACGGCGATTCTCCTGTTTCGTGGCGGCAGCATCTCGGGCTCGAACGCGGTGGTCGCCGTCCTGCTCGCGACGGCTGCGAGCGTCCTCGTCAAGACGGCGTTGGCGCTCACCGGGCCGCGGTCGTTCACCCGCGCCGTCACGCGGTGGTCGGTGCTGCTGCTCGCCGTCAGCGGTGTCGCGACCCTCCTCGTCACACTCGTGTAA
- a CDS encoding universal stress protein: MYETILLPTDGSAGSELAVDHALDLARRYDATLHLLYVVDTDVVNHYAGIDAIEGVEQALQSRGADALDAAAARAADGGVPTESHVVEGVPHEAILDAIPMVGADLVVMGTERRDEGYHRLVGSVTERVVRLADVPVHVVKAAV; encoded by the coding sequence ATGTACGAGACGATCCTCCTGCCCACCGACGGGAGCGCCGGGTCGGAACTGGCCGTCGACCACGCGCTCGACCTCGCGAGGAGGTACGACGCGACCCTCCACCTCCTCTACGTGGTCGACACGGACGTCGTGAACCACTACGCCGGCATCGACGCGATCGAGGGCGTCGAGCAGGCGCTCCAGTCACGCGGCGCGGATGCACTCGACGCGGCTGCCGCACGGGCCGCCGACGGGGGCGTCCCCACGGAATCGCACGTGGTCGAGGGGGTCCCCCACGAAGCGATCCTCGACGCGATTCCGATGGTCGGTGCGGACCTCGTCGTGATGGGGACCGAACGGCGGGACGAGGGGTATCACCGGCTCGTCGGGAGCGTGACCGAACGCGTCGTTCGGCTCGCCGACGTCCCCGTCCACGTCGTGAAAGCGGCGGTGTGA
- a CDS encoding aminotransferase class III-fold pyridoxal phosphate-dependent enzyme — protein sequence MNRDTAEPQVDGFPGTRAKEWVDYHQSTAALSTYVYDFVWDRTAPAEGPFCTDVDGNVLMDFTSHVAAAPLGYNNPTLMERLREFDLVDPLKVAGQDFYVAGGHHLPESQDVPGPAGLMDRLTRLTEHYGMDTVFLSNSGAEAVENAIKVSYDVSGGAKHGVTFEGAFHGRTLGALSLNRSKEKYRRHFPEVAGIVDVPYCDDRTCTPETCSCGFFFGAAGDERESRLRRKLDPDRGHLPPEEVAYLVVEPVQGEGGYRFPSGAFTDEVAALADEHDLTVIADEIQTGLGRTGEWWASDHSALEPDLICSAKALRVGATVGREELFPDEEGRLSSTWGAGDLIAAAQGALTIDIIKEEGLLANATARGRQFVERLEDADRAVVEDVRGLGLLLAVEFDTKDRRDAVQEAALARGLLTLGCGHETLRVLPPLDVTAREVDLGADLLVRAIDDAA from the coding sequence ATGAATCGAGACACGGCGGAGCCGCAGGTCGACGGCTTCCCCGGGACGCGGGCGAAAGAGTGGGTCGACTATCACCAGTCGACGGCCGCACTGAGCACCTACGTGTACGACTTCGTCTGGGACCGAACCGCACCCGCCGAAGGCCCGTTCTGCACCGACGTCGACGGCAACGTCCTCATGGACTTCACCAGCCACGTCGCCGCCGCCCCGCTGGGGTACAACAACCCCACGCTGATGGAGCGCCTCCGCGAGTTCGACCTCGTCGACCCCCTGAAGGTGGCGGGACAGGACTTCTACGTCGCCGGCGGCCACCACCTCCCCGAGAGCCAGGACGTCCCGGGCCCCGCCGGACTGATGGACCGCCTCACGCGACTCACCGAGCACTACGGGATGGACACCGTGTTCCTCTCGAACTCGGGGGCAGAGGCGGTCGAGAACGCCATCAAGGTCTCGTACGACGTCTCGGGAGGGGCGAAACACGGCGTCACGTTCGAGGGGGCCTTCCACGGCCGGACGCTCGGCGCGCTCTCGCTCAACCGCTCGAAGGAGAAGTATCGCCGGCACTTCCCGGAGGTCGCCGGCATCGTCGACGTTCCGTACTGTGACGACCGGACCTGCACCCCCGAGACGTGTTCGTGCGGCTTCTTCTTCGGGGCGGCGGGTGACGAGCGCGAATCGCGCCTGCGCCGGAAACTCGACCCCGACCGGGGACACCTTCCCCCCGAAGAGGTCGCGTACCTCGTCGTCGAACCCGTCCAGGGCGAGGGTGGCTACCGGTTCCCGAGCGGGGCGTTCACCGACGAGGTGGCCGCCCTCGCCGACGAACACGACCTCACCGTCATCGCCGACGAGATTCAGACGGGCCTCGGTCGGACGGGCGAGTGGTGGGCGTCGGACCACTCGGCGCTCGAACCGGACCTCATCTGCTCGGCGAAGGCGCTCCGGGTCGGCGCGACCGTCGGCCGCGAGGAACTGTTCCCCGACGAGGAGGGTCGGCTCTCGTCGACGTGGGGCGCGGGCGACCTCATCGCCGCTGCACAGGGGGCGCTCACCATCGACATCATCAAGGAGGAGGGGTTGTTGGCGAACGCAACCGCCCGCGGACGGCAGTTCGTCGAACGCCTCGAAGACGCCGACCGCGCGGTCGTCGAAGACGTCCGGGGGCTGGGGCTGCTGCTCGCCGTCGAGTTCGACACGAAGGACAGACGCGATGCGGTTCAGGAGGCGGCACTCGCCCGCGGCCTGCTCACGCTCGGCTGTGGACACGAGACGCTCAGAGTCCTCCCGCCGCTCGACGTCACCGCCCGCGAGGTCGACCTCGGGGCGGACCTGCTGGTTCGGGCCATCGACGACGCCGCCTGA
- a CDS encoding AI-2E family transporter, translating to MSLLGLERARLGWWVLGLALGGALVFVVHAFVGTFVFGVFLYYATRPIYRRLRRRIRPPSLAAAVSLFALALPALLLVLYAFAIVIQQAVRYTNSGLFDLSQYPIDQELLDAITDPERLLELDLSSYLSAEVIGQLTQSLSSAVDTIAFFGVGAVHLFVMIALAFYLLRDDRRLTDWAVSTFGDGRGVVLAYGTAVDHDLKAIFFGNILNAVLTGTIGVIAYTVLNVFAPASQVSIPAAALVGLLAGVASIIPVVGMKLVYVPVALYMAVVTFFVDPQLLWFVLVFVAVSFVVVDTIPDLVLRPYVSGRSLHVGSVMIAYTFGPLLFGWYGIFLMPMLLVLVFHFARIVLPELVRGEDIRPFAVDPGVEASVPAVASPEPPVSADGEGPTAHDASGDETEPASEKRDERDRSDGTDERD from the coding sequence ATGTCCCTCCTCGGCCTCGAGCGCGCTCGTCTCGGGTGGTGGGTGCTCGGCCTCGCCCTCGGCGGCGCCCTCGTCTTCGTGGTCCACGCGTTCGTCGGCACCTTCGTGTTCGGCGTCTTCCTCTACTACGCGACCCGGCCCATCTACCGTCGGCTCCGCCGTCGCATCCGCCCGCCGAGCCTCGCCGCCGCCGTCTCGCTGTTCGCGCTCGCGCTCCCGGCGCTGCTCTTGGTCCTGTACGCGTTCGCCATCGTGATTCAGCAGGCCGTCAGGTACACGAACAGCGGCCTGTTCGACCTCTCGCAGTACCCCATCGACCAGGAGCTGCTGGACGCCATCACGGACCCGGAGCGACTGCTCGAACTCGACCTGTCGTCGTACCTCTCCGCGGAGGTCATCGGCCAGCTCACGCAGTCGCTCTCCTCGGCGGTCGACACCATCGCGTTCTTCGGCGTCGGGGCGGTCCACCTGTTCGTCATGATCGCCCTGGCGTTCTACCTGCTCCGCGACGACAGGCGACTGACCGACTGGGCCGTCTCGACGTTCGGCGACGGACGTGGCGTCGTCCTCGCGTACGGGACGGCAGTCGACCACGACCTGAAGGCCATCTTCTTCGGAAACATCCTCAACGCCGTCCTCACGGGAACGATCGGCGTCATCGCCTACACCGTCCTCAACGTCTTCGCCCCCGCATCGCAGGTGTCGATTCCTGCGGCCGCGCTGGTCGGGCTCCTCGCGGGCGTCGCCAGCATCATCCCCGTCGTCGGGATGAAGCTCGTCTACGTCCCCGTCGCGCTCTACATGGCTGTCGTCACGTTCTTCGTCGACCCACAGCTGCTGTGGTTCGTCCTCGTCTTCGTCGCCGTCTCGTTCGTCGTGGTCGACACCATCCCCGACCTCGTCCTCCGTCCCTACGTCTCGGGCCGGAGTCTCCACGTCGGGAGCGTGATGATCGCGTACACCTTCGGCCCGCTCCTGTTCGGCTGGTACGGCATCTTCCTCATGCCGATGCTCCTCGTCCTCGTCTTCCACTTCGCACGCATCGTCCTGCCGGAGCTAGTGCGGGGAGAGGACATCCGGCCGTTCGCCGTCGACCCGGGGGTCGAAGCGTCCGTCCCGGCCGTGGCCTCCCCCGAACCACCCGTCTCGGCCGACGGAGAGGGCCCCACAGCACACGACGCGAGCGGAGACGAGACCGAACCAGCGAGCGAGAAGAGAGACGAGCGTGACCGATCAGACGGGACCGACGAGCGTGACTGA
- a CDS encoding DUF3054 domain-containing protein: MATSTGSFLDGRIDTAALPLAVGDVLVLALLLSFGTARHNGVAYLTENPVGLGLTLLPFFIGWVVAAPLVGAYSAGAAESAKAAIPLAIRSWVVADLIGVVLRVVLPFDATGGLVSLAVFFGITLVVGVVGLGVWRYLYFKLR; encoded by the coding sequence ATGGCAACCTCGACAGGGTCGTTCCTGGACGGGCGCATCGACACGGCCGCGTTGCCCCTGGCGGTGGGGGACGTGCTGGTACTCGCGCTGTTGTTGTCGTTCGGGACGGCGCGGCACAACGGCGTCGCGTACCTCACGGAGAACCCGGTCGGTCTCGGACTGACACTGCTTCCCTTCTTCATCGGGTGGGTCGTCGCCGCGCCCCTCGTCGGCGCGTACTCCGCGGGGGCGGCCGAGTCGGCGAAGGCCGCCATCCCCCTCGCCATCCGCTCGTGGGTCGTGGCCGACCTCATCGGCGTCGTCCTCCGGGTCGTCCTGCCGTTCGATGCGACCGGCGGACTGGTCTCGCTCGCCGTCTTCTTCGGAATCACGCTCGTCGTCGGCGTCGTCGGCCTCGGCGTCTGGCGATACCTCTACTTCAAACTCCGCTGA